A genomic stretch from Neomonachus schauinslandi chromosome 16, ASM220157v2, whole genome shotgun sequence includes:
- the USF2 gene encoding upstream stimulatory factor 2: MRPGPPPSRTSDQPPGARTAVAIASVQQAAFGDHNIQYQFRTENNGGQVTYRVVQVTDGQLDGQGDTAGAVSVVSTAAFAGGQQAVTQVGVDGAAQRPGPTAASVPPGPAAPFPLAVIQNPFSNGGSPAAEAVSGEARFAYFPASSVGDTTAVSVQTTDQSLQAGGQFYVMMTPQDVLQTGTQRTIAPRTHPYSPKIDGTRTPRDERRRAQHNEVERRRRDKINNWIVQLSKIIPDCNADNSKTGASKGGILSKACDYIRELRQTNQRMQETFKEAERLQMDNELLRQQIEELKNENAVLRAQLQQHNLEMVGESARQ; the protein is encoded by the exons ATGCGCCCCGGACCTCCGCCGTCGCGCACCTCCGACCAGCCGCCGGGAGCGCGC ACGGCGGTGGCCATCGCCAGCGTCCAGCAGGCGGCGTTTGGCGACCACAACATCCAGTACCAGTTCCGCACAGAGAATAATGGAGGACAG GTGACGTACCGCGTAGTCCAGGTGACTGATGGTCAGCTGGATGGCCAGGGCGACACGGCTGGCGCCGTCAGCGTTGTGTCTACGGCTGCCTTCGCGGGGGGGCAGCAGGCTGTGACCCAGGTGGGTGTGGACGGGGCAGCCCAGCGTCCTGGCCCCACTGCTGCCTCTGTGCCCCCAGGTCCCGCAGCGCCCTTCCCGCTG GCCGTAATCCAAAATCCCTTCAGCAATGGCGGCAGCCCGGCAGCTGAGGCTGTCAGTGGGGAGGCACGGTTTGCCTATTTCCCAGCATCCAGTGTGGGAGATACCACGGCTGTGTCCGTACAGACCACAGACCAGAGCTTGCAGGCCGGAG GCCAGTTCTATGTCATGATGACACCACAAGATGTGCTTCAGACAGGAACGCAGAGGACGATTGCACCCCGGACACACCCCTACTCCCC gaaAATTGACGGAACCAGAACACCACGGGATGAAAGAAGGAGGGCCCAGCACAATGAAG TGGAGAGGAGGCGGAGGGACAAGATCAACAACTGGATCGTCCAACTTTCAAAAATCATTCCAGATTGTAATGCAGACAACAGCAAGACGGGAGCG AGTAAAGGAGGGATCCTGTCAAAGGCCTGCGACTACATCCGGGAGCTGCGCCAGACCAACCAGCGCATGCAGGAGACCTTCAAGGAGGCCGAGCGGCTGCAGATGGACAACGAGCTGCTGAGGCAGCAg